One window of the Candidatus Methylomirabilota bacterium genome contains the following:
- a CDS encoding aminotransferase class V-fold PLP-dependent enzyme — MSVANGREFLNIPGPTNVPDAVLAAMQRPAIDIYSGDMLGLTHSLHEDLPKIFRTSGRAYIYAANGHGGWEAALSNVLSRGETILVLESGLFAAGWGEMAQMMGVKVESLKGDPRRAVNPDAVRQRLEADKSHEIKAILVVQIDTASGVANDLAAIRAAIDAAKHPALFMVDAVASLGCMPFEMDAWRVDVTMSGSQKGLMTPPGLAFVAANERAHAAHQKADLRTRYWDWTFRQGQAHYQKYGGTPPQHLLFALRKALDLLIEEGLEHAARRHALLAEATRQAVGRWAEGGALAINATQPAERANSITCVLMPDRDPQPLLDYCRHKCGVIVGLGIGPFSGKAFRIAHMGYTNAPMVIGALGAIEMGLAALRIPHGTGGVQRAVDYLGREVPA, encoded by the coding sequence ATGAGCGTCGCCAACGGTCGCGAGTTCCTGAACATCCCCGGACCGACCAATGTCCCCGATGCGGTGCTGGCCGCCATGCAGCGGCCCGCCATCGACATCTATTCCGGCGACATGCTCGGCCTCACGCACTCGCTCCACGAGGATCTGCCGAAGATCTTCCGGACCTCGGGCCGCGCCTACATCTACGCGGCCAACGGGCATGGTGGCTGGGAAGCCGCGCTGAGCAACGTGCTCTCGCGCGGCGAGACCATTCTCGTGCTGGAGAGCGGGCTCTTCGCCGCGGGCTGGGGCGAGATGGCGCAGATGATGGGGGTGAAGGTCGAGTCGCTCAAGGGCGACCCGCGCCGCGCCGTGAACCCCGACGCCGTCCGGCAGCGCCTCGAGGCCGACAAGAGCCACGAGATCAAGGCGATCCTCGTCGTGCAGATCGACACCGCCTCCGGCGTCGCCAACGATCTGGCCGCCATCCGGGCCGCGATCGACGCCGCCAAGCATCCCGCCCTCTTCATGGTGGACGCGGTGGCCTCGCTGGGCTGCATGCCGTTCGAGATGGACGCCTGGCGCGTGGACGTCACGATGTCGGGCTCGCAGAAGGGCCTCATGACCCCGCCGGGCCTGGCCTTCGTCGCCGCCAACGAGCGCGCCCACGCCGCGCACCAGAAGGCCGATCTCCGCACGCGCTACTGGGACTGGACGTTCCGGCAGGGCCAGGCGCACTACCAGAAGTACGGCGGGACACCGCCCCAGCACCTCCTCTTCGCGCTGCGCAAGGCGCTCGATCTGCTCATCGAGGAGGGGCTCGAGCACGCGGCGCGGCGCCATGCCCTCCTGGCCGAGGCCACGCGGCAGGCGGTGGGGCGCTGGGCGGAGGGAGGCGCGCTGGCCATCAACGCGACCCAGCCGGCGGAGCGCGCCAACTCGATCACCTGCGTGCTCATGCCGGATCGCGATCCGCAGCCGCTGCTCGACTACTGCCGCCACAAGTGCGGCGTGATCGTGGGCCTCGGGATCGGCCCCTTCTCGGGCAAGGCGTTCCGCATCGCCCACATGGGCTACACCAACGCGCCCATGGTGATCGGCGCTCTCGGCGCCATCGAGATGGGGCTGGCTGCGCTCCGCATCCCCCACGGCACGGGCGGCGTGCAGCGCGCGGTGGACTATCTCGGGCGCGAGGTGCCGGCCTAG